DNA sequence from the Planctomycetota bacterium genome:
CGGAAGAAGACCGACCCGCTGATGTCGGCGGCGTTCATGTTGACGGCCATCGAGCCTGGCTTGGCAAGGACGGTGGCGTTGTCGAAGGCGACTTGCCCGCCGACCTTGGCCCGCAGGTTAACGTATCCGGTGAGGTGGGTGCCATTGCGGAAGAAGACGGACTTGCCTACGTCGGCGCGGCCCATGTCGACGGCCCTTGATCCCGGCTCGGCGATGACGGTGGCATTGTCGAAGTTGACATGCCCGCCGACCTTGGCCCGCAGGTCGACGTATCCGGTGAGGTGGGTGCCGTTCTGAAAGAATACCGTCCCACCGACGTCGGCGGCGTCCATGTTGACCGCCTTCGAGCCCTTGCCGGCGTCCACAACCGCACCACTAAACGTGACACTCATGCCGACTTTCGCTCGGAAGTCGGCGGATCCGGTCAGCTTGGTCGGGCGGCCGTCGATCTCGAACAGCAGCAGGTCACGGCGGATGTCGGCGCCGCGCATCTGCACCGCGACGCCGATCATGAAGTTGCCGAGGTGTTGCAGCAGGCCCGGGGCGGCATCGGGGGGTAGGTCGATGTCGGACCGTTTCTTGATCGTCGCCGTCGCGTGGAGGCCGTCGAGGCGGACTTCGTCTTCGCACGTCAGGCTGGTCAGGTCGATGCCGACGTGGCTGGTGCTGCAGGCGAGATTGAGGCGGCCGGTGACGTGGAGGCGGCGGAAGTCGAGGAACTTGTACACCTTGTCCTCGAACTCGCAGGACCGCAGGCGGCAGTTGCCGTCGATGCGGGCGTCGCGCAGCACCAGGCCCTGCTCGAACGTGCAGGCGTCGACGTTCAGCGAGGCGTCGAAGCGGCTTTCAGCAAGGTCGACCCGGCCGGTGAACGTGATGTTGGCCAACTCGACCGTGACCGGGAACCGTCGCCCGGCCAGGTCGACTGCGTCGTCCACGGCAAAGCCGCCCGGTTGCAGGGCCACCAGCCGGACGATCGTGCGTCCGGCGTTCTTGGCCTTGTCGGCTTCATCGATGAGAAACTGCCCCCAGTCCGATCCATTCATCCGTCACGTCCCCGGTGTTACCCAGCGTTCTACCCGCGGACGTCGGTGACGACCAACAAAAATCCCGTTTCGCAACGCTTTGAGCGGTTGCAAATTGAAGCCGGCGATTGTCGTGCGTGACGCGTCCACAGTCACCGGGGCTTGCCGGTGTTCGACATCGACGCTTCGACTCGGCCGGCGCGGTACTCGGCAAGCGTGCCCTTCAGTTCCCCGATGAGCATCGGCTCGTCGGCGTGGCTGATCGCTTTCTGCTGCAGTTCGATCGTCTTCTCGACGTTGCCCTTCCCCCGGGTCTGATCAGAAAAACGCCGCCTTCAACTCCTCGATTGCCGTATCGTTCATCGGGCTGACCTCGCCGAGCGGGCGGCTGTTGATGATCGCTTCGGCGGTGGTTTCCAGGACTTCCAGGCAATCGAACGCGCTGAGCATGTCCTTGCCGACCGCGAGGACGCCGTCGTTTTCGAGCAGGGCCACGGGCGCGTCGAGGCCGACCGTTTCGGCGACGGTGTCGTGGTCGTGCGTCGCCTGTGCATAGGTCAGACGTTGCACGTCGCGGAGGAAGACGTAGCTCTCGGGGATGATGCGTGAGTCGAGGTGCTCGCCCGCGATGGCGAAGGCGGTGGCGTTGACGCTGTTGGCGTTGATGATCGCGCGGACGCCCGGGTGTTTGCGGTAGATCGCCGCGTGGAGTTTCGTAGCGCGGCTGGGGGTCTTGCCGGCTTCGGCCTTGTCGCCGTCGATGAGCACCGGGTCGGCCACGTTCATCGTGAGCCGGTCGGCGTTGCTCGGCGTGATGACGAACCGGTCGTGGTTGCCGTCGCCGTCGAGCCGGGCCGAGAGCGAGCCTTCGGTGCTGATGAGCAGGCGTTGCTGGTAGCCGCGATGGCAGAAGTCCACGACCTGTTGGCGGGCGTCCTTTTCGTGGACCGTCGCCGGGCCGGGGTCGAACTCGGCCAGCGGCTGCGGGGCGGTCGCACGCTCGGCGATCTGGGCGTCGGTCAGGTAGGTCACCGGCCCGAGATGCCCGGCCTTGATGAGCGTCTTGGCGGTGAACTCGAACGTTTCGAACCGGCCGAACGCCTCAGCAAGCGAGGTGCCGCCGACGACCACGCCATGGTTTTCGAGGACGACCGCGTCGTGGCCGTCGGCGAAGGTGTTGGCGATCACGTCGCCGAGCGCCTTGGAGCCGGGCAGTGCGTACGGCGCGAAGCCCGGCTTGCCGCAAGTGTACCAGCTCTTCGCGAACAGCCGCGTGTCCGGCACCTGTTTGCTCACGCTGAAGGCGACGAGCGCGACGGGGTGCGCGTGGACGATCGCCCGCAGGTCGGGCCGGGCCTGGTAGATCGCCTTGTGGAACGGCAGCTCGCTCGACGGTGGGTGCGGGCCGTGGGCCTGACCATCGCTATCGACGCGGATCATGTCGTCGCGGCGGAGGTTGCCCTTGTCGACGCGGGCCGGGGTGATCCAGATGTCGCCGTTGGTGTCGCGGACGCTGATGTTGCCGCCGGACGTGGTGGTCATGCGGTAGCGGTAGATGCGTTGCATGGTGCGCATCAGCGCGTCGCGCGGGTGGAGCAGTTCGCGTGCGAAAGTCATATAGGCAACATAGCCGCCGCCAAAAGTGAGGCGTTTGGCGACGTGCGACAGTTGGACATGGCTGAGCTTCCGTCGTGAAAACCGACTCGAGCGCTCGCGGTTTCTTCGTGCGCCATGTGAAGGTAAGTCGCATTTAAATAGATACTTATGTCAATGTTGTCGTCGAACTTAATCAAATTCAAACCGTTATGCGCGCGTTCGTTCGCTAGCTTCAAAGCGGAGGTCGAGGGACGTCCTCGGCACACGTTTGTACGAGTTTTGGAGAAACGAGAAACATGAAGAAGAACGCGATTTTCTGCGCGGCGGCCATGCTCGCCTGCGCCGGGGTGTCTTACGGCCAAACGATCCTGACAGTTAACGTGAGCGATCCCTCGGCGGTCGTGTTTGCCGCCACGGGCGAACCTGCCGCACTGGATGTGACTGATGCGGTCGTGTCGCTGACGTTGCTGGACTTTGAGACTGGCGCCGGCTTCGATTCACTGGGCGGTCCCGGGCTCTCGGCTGACGGTGCTGACCCGTTCGCCTTCGGAATCAATGGTGGCACGATGTCTTATGTGCTTGGCAGTAGCGCACCGCCGACGGCTAACTACTCCACCACGTCTCCCGCGTTGACCGGGTCGGCTATCGCCGATTTGTCTGACACGGGTTTCCCTGCGGTCGGTACGGTTGCCGACATTCAGATCGCCGTGAGTGGTGAAGGTTTTGTCGTCGATCAGTACGCGGTTGTCGTTCCAGAGCCGACCAGCGCGTTGGCGCTGTTTGGTACCGCAGGCCTGCTCGGAATCCGACGTCGGCGTTAGCCGAGCCGGACGAAACTCACACAATGCACAGAAGCAATATCCCCCGTCGCATGATTCATGCGACGGGGGATATGTTCGTTACTCAGCCTGCATCCGCTAAGCCGCTTGATGCGGACCGGAGCGCGTTGTTTACTGGCCTGCACGGTACTCGTCGAGCGACTTCTTCAGTTCGGCCATCAGGGCGGGTTCGTCGTTGACCTCGATGGCTTTCTGCTGAAACTCGATCGCTTTGTCGGTGTGGCCCATGCGGTAGTGAACGCGGGCGACGTTGTCGAGAATGCCGGCGTCGCCGTGGTTGGTCAACTCGTTGGCCTTCTCGGCAGCGGTCAGGGCGACGTCGAAGTCCGGGTTCTTGAACAGGCTGTCGGGCGCGACCATGGTCCACGCGACTTCGTTGAGCACCTGCGGATCGTCGGAGCTGTCGGCCAAACCGGCGGCGATGACGTTGGCCTCGGCTTCGCGATTGTTCTCGGCGAGCAGCGCCATCTTGAACACGCCGATCCGCGGTGCCATGTCGGGCGAGAGCACTTCGAGTTCGGCGAAGTGGGCGAGGGCGCCGTCGATGTCACCGGCCTGCAATGCCTGGCCGATCTCTTGGTTCAGAGCGTCCAACTGCTCGGCCTTGGCGGCTTCGGCGGCGGCGTCGAAGTTGCCGGCGACGATCTTTTCCAGCGGGCCGTCCATCGCCATCGGGTGACCGATCCACGCGACGATGCCTTGCTGGTCGATGATGATCGAGCAGGGGATGCCGTTCTGACCGGCGGCGCGGAGCCAGGTCGTGGCCATCGCGCCCTCCGGGTCGGCCGACTTGTCGTCGAGCGCAACGCGGTAATCCATCTCGTCGCCCATGCGTTGCACGAACGGTGCCGGTGCGCTGTCGTCCTGTTCCCAGACGTTCTGGCCGATCATGACGACATCGTCGCCGTAGTGCTGCTGAAGTTTGGTCACATGCGGAATGGCCTGGATGCACGGCCCGCACCACGTCGCCCAGAACTCTAGGACGTACACGGTGCCTTCCTCGAACTCGGTGACGGGCTCGCCCTTGAGATACTCACCCTGCTGCAACGGCGGCGCGGGATCGCCGACTTTGAGGGTGACTGCTTGAGCGAATGCCGTGATCGCCAACGCGAACGTAAGAAGGACCGCGAGAAAGGTGATGTAAGTTTTCATTATGGCTCCGGTGTGGGTCGGTGTGACGCTACCAGATAGCGTGTCGGTGCACGACCGAAAATCTCCGGCATCGTCGCCTAACTGCCCGACGTCGGTCAGCGCGGTGTCCTCGGCATCAACCCTGCAACGAGCTCGCGGAAGCTAACCGTGTCCGTTTTTCCAGTTAGCCCATGTTCGATTTTGTCCTACCTGTTCGGGGGATTGACGACTGTAAGGCCGGTAAAGATGACTCATGGTATGATGCAAGGACTCGAAGCACTCGAAAATCGCCGTCTTCTCACCGCCGCCGCCATTCTCGTTGAAGCCGCCGATGCGGTTGTCACCGAGGGTGAGGTGATCGAGATCGAAATCACACGCACGGGAGACTTGAACGAAGCCCTCACCCTTGAGGTGGACTTTGACGGCACGGCCACGCCCGGCCAAGATACGCAGATCCCCAGTGGAACTGTGTCATTCGCACCCGGCGAGGATTCGACGACTTACTCGCTCGCCTCATTGCCCGATGACGTCACCGAGGGTGATGGGGAAGGGGAGCAGCTTGTGGCTCGTGTCGGTGAACGCGTGGACGCCGAAACCCTTGTGTATAAAGGCGAAACCACCGTGAAGATCGAGGATTTGGTCGCTTAGCCGGGTGATGATGCGGGTGTGACACCGATTCCCGCAGGGCCGGCTGATGGCGGTCCGATTGATCCGGGCGGAGCAGGCATCGACAATGCCCAAGCGTTCAGAGAGCGCACGCGCCAACGCTTGATCCATGAGGAAGGTTTAGGGCATGAAGCCTACGGGGACACCAAGGGCAATGCGACGATCGGCATTGGTCATCACTTCAATGACAGAAGCCACCAAACCTTGGAAGACGTGACGGGCAATCCTTACACCGATTACCTGCCCCCACTCAAGCGGACGACGACGGAAATCTCATTCTCGATGAAGACGGTGACCCCATTTACGACTGGAGTGTTGACCCGGAACGCACCCTTACACAAGACCAGATCGAGGAGTTATTCTCGCGTGACTTGCAGCTTCACATCGATCGTGCGCTAGCAGCCGTGCCGAACTTGGCTAATCTGCTGGCGGGCGTGCAAGAGGCTGTCGTCGATTTTGTCTTTAACAACGGCAGTATGGCGAACTTCCCGAGCATGGCCGCCGCATTGCGTGACGGAAGACTACGCGATGCGGCTTGGCAGATGAGCCATCGCAACGGTGATCGTGACTCGGAGAAATCAAGGTACTTCCAGTACTTTGAAGGTGAAAAGGATGAGAATGGCAACT
Encoded proteins:
- a CDS encoding pentapeptide repeat-containing protein yields the protein MNGSDWGQFLIDEADKAKNAGRTIVRLVALQPGGFAVDDAVDLAGRRFPVTVELANITFTGRVDLAESRFDASLNVDACTFEQGLVLRDARIDGNCRLRSCEFEDKVYKFLDFRRLHVTGRLNLACSTSHVGIDLTSLTCEDEVRLDGLHATATIKKRSDIDLPPDAAPGLLQHLGNFMIGVAVQMRGADIRRDLLLFEIDGRPTKLTGSADFRAKVGMSVTFSGAVVDAGKGSKAVNMDAADVGGTVFFQNGTHLTGYVDLRAKVGGHVNFDNATVIAEPGSRAVDMGRADVGKSVFFRNGTHLTGYVNLRAKVGGQVAFDNATVLAKPGSMAVNMNAADISGSVFFR
- a CDS encoding class II aldolase/adducin family protein, whose amino-acid sequence is MTFARELLHPRDALMRTMQRIYRYRMTTTSGGNISVRDTNGDIWITPARVDKGNLRRDDMIRVDSDGQAHGPHPPSSELPFHKAIYQARPDLRAIVHAHPVALVAFSVSKQVPDTRLFAKSWYTCGKPGFAPYALPGSKALGDVIANTFADGHDAVVLENHGVVVGGTSLAEAFGRFETFEFTAKTLIKAGHLGPVTYLTDAQIAERATAPQPLAEFDPGPATVHEKDARQQVVDFCHRGYQQRLLISTEGSLSARLDGDGNHDRFVITPSNADRLTMNVADPVLIDGDKAEAGKTPSRATKLHAAIYRKHPGVRAIINANSVNATAFAIAGEHLDSRIIPESYVFLRDVQRLTYAQATHDHDTVAETVGLDAPVALLENDGVLAVGKDMLSAFDCLEVLETTAEAIINSRPLGEVSPMNDTAIEELKAAFF
- a CDS encoding PEP-CTERM sorting domain-containing protein, whose amino-acid sequence is MKKNAIFCAAAMLACAGVSYGQTILTVNVSDPSAVVFAATGEPAALDVTDAVVSLTLLDFETGAGFDSLGGPGLSADGADPFAFGINGGTMSYVLGSSAPPTANYSTTSPALTGSAIADLSDTGFPAVGTVADIQIAVSGEGFVVDQYAVVVPEPTSALALFGTAGLLGIRRRR
- a CDS encoding redoxin family protein, with protein sequence MKTYITFLAVLLTFALAITAFAQAVTLKVGDPAPPLQQGEYLKGEPVTEFEEGTVYVLEFWATWCGPCIQAIPHVTKLQQHYGDDVVMIGQNVWEQDDSAPAPFVQRMGDEMDYRVALDDKSADPEGAMATTWLRAAGQNGIPCSIIIDQQGIVAWIGHPMAMDGPLEKIVAGNFDAAAEAAKAEQLDALNQEIGQALQAGDIDGALAHFAELEVLSPDMAPRIGVFKMALLAENNREAEANVIAAGLADSSDDPQVLNEVAWTMVAPDSLFKNPDFDVALTAAEKANELTNHGDAGILDNVARVHYRMGHTDKAIEFQQKAIEVNDEPALMAELKKSLDEYRAGQ